The following proteins come from a genomic window of Labeo rohita strain BAU-BD-2019 chromosome 25, IGBB_LRoh.1.0, whole genome shotgun sequence:
- the si:ch211-256a21.4 gene encoding uncharacterized protein si:ch211-256a21.4, whose translation MQGPELVDSRSRFRFIESCLGLMGCLCISYAIWTPQWLDDQGLWTSGNETNLDNSWTTEEIAKALEAEKVFAVVAFLMSVSSGLLCLMFALCWTSQTVRSYSNTRSLLMAGQALDPTTLLLFTLVPTGFFFFLSWVLFTHRHIGEIRDDVSRLGLSYWLGVVGWASLLAVLPVIFLAEKFVVPDILPELKKAAEMWWKAPEVAHARSLSEGCHRLQHKSHPDVKRYFSVP comes from the exons ATGCAAGGACCAGAACTGGTTGACTCAAGGAGTCGTTTTCGATTTATTGAATCTTGTCTTGGCTTGATGGGGTGTTTGTGTATCAGCTATGCGATCTGGACACCTCAGTGGCTGGATGACCAGGGTCTGTGGACCTCAGGGAATGAAACCAACTTGGACAATAGCTGGACCACTGAAGAAATTGCTAAAG CTCTGGAGGCTGAAAAGGTGTTTGCAGTGGTGGCTTTCCTCATGTCGGTGAGCTCTGGACTTCTGTGTCTCATGTTCGCCCTCTGCTGGACGTCTCAAACGGTGCGTTCCTACTCGAACACTCGCTCGTTGCTGATGGCAGGCCAGGCGCTTGACCCGACCACCCTGCTGCTGTTCACACTAGTACCTACAG gttttttcttctttctcagctgggtgCTTTTTACCCATCGACATATTGGTGAGATCAGGGATGACGTCAGTCGACTCGGCCTGTCCTATTGGCTGGGAGTGGTGGGTTGGGCTTCGCTATTGGCCGTGCTGCCTGTGATCTTCCTGGCAGAGAAATTTGTGGTTCCCGACATCCTGCCGGAGTTAAAAAAGGCTGCCGAAATGTGGTGGAAGGCTCCTGAGGTTGCGCACGCGCGATCATTAAGTGAGGGCTGCCATCGTTTACAGCATAAGTCTCATCCGGATGTCAAGAGGTATTTTTCAGTGCCTTGA